A section of the Campylobacter porcelli genome encodes:
- a CDS encoding purine-nucleoside phosphorylase: MIVCAGAMESFEFAKSIGIGMVEPAINLTKILLNSNRLPKKIIFIGSCGLYGDEKLLEIYKSTQACNYEIAGIMGLGYTPIDMKIAKVSQETNIINSSNFITNSKDIAIKFKNLGFMAENMEAYAIWCVAMKFNIDFELILCATNYCDENAHNDFIKNYPKAKVNITKYLKSEGII; the protein is encoded by the coding sequence TTGATAGTTTGTGCTGGAGCGATGGAGAGCTTTGAATTTGCTAAATCAATTGGGATTGGCATGGTAGAACCAGCGATAAATTTAACCAAAATTTTGCTAAATTCAAATAGACTTCCTAAGAAAATTATATTTATAGGAAGTTGCGGATTATATGGAGATGAAAAACTGCTTGAAATTTATAAAAGCACTCAAGCTTGTAACTATGAAATAGCTGGTATAATGGGTCTTGGATACACTCCAATTGATATGAAAATAGCAAAAGTTTCACAAGAAACAAACATTATAAACTCATCAAATTTCATAACAAACTCAAAAGATATTGCTATTAAATTTAAGAATTTAGGATTTATGGCTGAGAATATGGAGGCTTATGCTATTTGGTGTGTGGCGATGAAATTTAATATTGATTTTGAGCTAATCTTATGTGCGACAAACTACTGTGATGAAAATGCCCACAATGACTTTATCAAAAACTATCCAAAAGCTAAAGTTAATATCACAAAATATCTAAAATCAGAAGGAATTATATGA
- the rsmA gene encoding 16S rRNA (adenine(1518)-N(6)/adenine(1519)-N(6))-dimethyltransferase RsmA encodes MIQAKKKFGQNFLIDDGIKAKIIKAIPNNLDRIVEIGPGLGDLTQKLIEFSGKIECFEIDSELYEILLDKFASEISEQKLKIINADALKSWDEIARQDYFLVANLPYYVATNIILKALSDSRCKGLVVMIQKEVALKFSAKAGDSEFSALSILAQIKGDVELLFDVPETAFDPQPKVISAVIRIIKNRDLLQGFEALEFERFLKSAFSSPRKTLLKNLSISIPKSLIEGFLTKENLPLTIRPHELCVALYLKLFKEAKNERREKSKRKT; translated from the coding sequence ATGATACAAGCAAAAAAGAAATTTGGTCAAAATTTTTTAATTGATGATGGTATAAAAGCTAAAATCATCAAAGCGATTCCCAATAATTTAGATAGGATTGTAGAGATTGGGCCTGGCTTAGGTGATTTAACACAAAAGCTTATAGAATTTAGTGGGAAAATCGAGTGTTTTGAGATTGACAGCGAGCTTTATGAGATTTTGCTAGATAAATTTGCTAGTGAGATCTCAGAGCAAAAGCTAAAAATAATCAACGCCGATGCTCTTAAATCATGGGATGAGATAGCTAGGCAAGACTATTTTTTGGTTGCGAATTTACCCTATTATGTAGCGACAAATATAATTTTAAAGGCGCTTAGTGATAGCAGATGCAAGGGGCTTGTTGTTATGATTCAAAAAGAGGTAGCCTTGAAATTTAGTGCTAAGGCTGGAGATAGCGAGTTTAGCGCATTGTCAATTCTAGCTCAGATAAAGGGCGATGTGGAGTTGCTTTTTGATGTGCCAGAAACTGCGTTTGATCCCCAGCCAAAGGTTATCTCAGCGGTTATTAGGATTATTAAAAATAGGGATTTATTACAAGGATTTGAGGCTTTAGAATTTGAGAGATTTCTCAAATCTGCCTTCTCATCTCCTCGTAAAACCTTATTAAAAAATTTATCAATCTCTATCCCAAAATCTCTTATAGAGGGCTTTTTGACTAAAGAGAACTTGCCACTTACGATTCGCCCACATGAGCTTTGTGTCGCCTTGTATTTAAAACTATTTAAAGAGGCCAAAAATGAACGAAGAGAAAAATCAAAGCGAAAAACCTAG
- a CDS encoding KpsF/GutQ family sugar-phosphate isomerase, with translation MMKIIDIAREVLSLEAKELERQANLIGSEFEKAVNLIQNCSGKLIVTGVGKSGHIGAKIAATLASTGTPSFFIHPTEALHGDLGMIGDKDAVLAISYSGESSELLAILPHIKRRNITIIGMSKSGSSLANLSNANLNLDIIREACPFDAAPTVSTTLTLAFGDALAVCLMRLRNFQKEDFAMFHPGGSLGKRLYLKVSEAMRKTNLPIVSDEVSLKYAIDSMTHGKLGSVLLTNSKGELVAILSDGDLRRALSSENFDINDKAIKFATKNPKVLEDENTLAYDALKLIEEYKIQILIITKEKKPIGALHIHDLTSLGL, from the coding sequence ATTATGAAAATTATAGATATAGCAAGGGAAGTTTTAAGCTTAGAAGCCAAAGAGCTGGAGCGACAAGCGAATTTGATCGGTAGTGAGTTTGAAAAGGCGGTGAATTTGATACAAAATTGCTCTGGCAAACTCATCGTAACTGGCGTGGGTAAAAGCGGCCATATAGGTGCTAAAATCGCCGCAACCCTAGCAAGCACTGGAACGCCTAGCTTTTTTATCCATCCGACTGAGGCCTTACACGGGGATTTAGGTATGATAGGGGATAAAGACGCTGTTTTGGCTATCAGCTATAGTGGCGAAAGTAGCGAGCTTTTGGCGATTTTGCCACATATCAAAAGGCGTAATATCACAATAATTGGTATGTCAAAAAGCGGCTCAAGCCTAGCAAATTTAAGCAACGCAAATTTAAACTTAGATATCATCCGTGAGGCGTGTCCTTTTGATGCTGCGCCTACTGTATCTACTACGCTGACTCTGGCTTTTGGCGATGCTTTGGCTGTTTGTTTGATGAGATTAAGGAATTTCCAAAAAGAGGATTTTGCTATGTTTCATCCTGGTGGAAGTCTAGGTAAAAGGCTATATCTCAAAGTTAGCGAAGCGATGAGAAAAACAAATTTACCTATAGTTAGCGATGAAGTTAGCCTAAAATATGCTATAGATTCTATGACTCATGGCAAGCTTGGGAGCGTGCTGCTTACGAATTCCAAAGGCGAATTGGTGGCGATTTTGAGTGATGGGGATTTGAGGCGTGCTTTGAGTAGCGAGAATTTCGATATAAATGATAAGGCTATTAAATTTGCCACCAAAAACCCAAAAGTGCTAGAAGATGAAAATACCTTAGCCTATGATGCTTTAAAGCTAATCGAAGAGTATAAAATCCAAATTCTAATCATCACCAAAGAGAAAAAACCAATTGGAGCCTTACATATCCATGATCTAACTAGTTTAGGATTATAA
- the hisF gene encoding imidazole glycerol phosphate synthase subunit HisF: protein MRNFAKRIIPCLDVNNGRVVKGVNFVGLKDAGDPIEVAKRYNDEGADELCFLDITASSDGRDTIVHVVKEVAKQLFIPLTVGGGIRKIDDISKLLNVGCDKVSLNSSAVDNPNLIYEAAKKFGSQCVVVAIDVKKNSNGSYNVFVHGGRKDTGLDAIEWAKKVYDLGAGEILLTSMDTDGTKTGYDLTITSAISNLVQIPVIASGGAGTMEHILKAFQAGADAALAASIFHYKEIEILKLKEFLKANQIGVRI from the coding sequence ATGAGAAATTTCGCAAAAAGAATTATACCTTGCTTAGATGTCAATAATGGAAGAGTTGTAAAAGGGGTTAATTTTGTAGGATTAAAAGACGCTGGAGATCCAATCGAAGTAGCCAAAAGATACAATGATGAAGGTGCTGATGAGTTATGCTTTTTGGATATTACTGCTAGTAGTGATGGTAGAGATACTATCGTTCATGTGGTAAAAGAGGTCGCAAAACAGCTATTTATCCCGCTTACTGTGGGTGGTGGAATTCGTAAAATAGATGATATATCCAAACTTTTAAATGTAGGTTGCGATAAAGTTAGCCTAAACTCATCAGCTGTAGATAATCCAAATTTAATCTATGAAGCTGCGAAAAAATTTGGCTCTCAATGCGTTGTAGTCGCAATCGATGTCAAAAAAAATAGTAATGGTAGCTACAATGTATTTGTCCATGGTGGTAGAAAGGATACTGGGCTAGATGCGATAGAGTGGGCGAAAAAAGTTTATGATCTAGGTGCTGGAGAGATACTTCTAACATCGATGGACACCGATGGGACAAAGACTGGATATGACCTAACTATAACATCAGCTATATCAAATTTAGTCCAAATACCAGTTATCGCAAGTGGCGGAGCTGGAACTATGGAGCATATCTTAAAAGCTTTTCAAGCTGGTGCTGACGCAGCTTTAGCAGCTAGTATATTTCACTATAAAGAGATTGAAATTTTAAAATTAAAAGAGTTTTTAAAAGCAAATCAAATTGGGGTTAGAATTTAA
- a CDS encoding ribonuclease J gives MNEEKNQSEKPSKKRRYRNHKDNLKKEAKHAVADQNSQIDEATKTDESKEQTKKAKKRRKNSNPTVKISGNEEWQKDMKAAIEANKASHELRLEPLKYLNSAEHKITITPLGGLGEIGGNMTIFETNNDAIIIDIGMSFPTESMHGVDILVPDFDYVRKIKDKIRGIIITHAHEDHIGAVPYFFKEFQFPIYATPLPLGMISNKFEEHGLKSYRSYFRPIEKRKVYELGEFEFELIHITHSIIDASALAITTKAGTIIHTGDFKIDHTPIDGYPTDLNRLAYYGERGVLCLLSDSTNSYKDGITKSESSVGKTFDSIFATAKGRVIMSTFSSNIHRVYQAIERGIKYGRKVCVIGRSMERNLWTAIELGYVNLDRKIFIDANEVVKYPDNEVLIVTTGSQGETMSALYRMATDEHKYIKIKPSDQVIISSKAIPGNETSVSTILNFLLKSGANVAHQDFSEIHVSGHAAQEEQKLMLRLIKPKFFLPVHGEYNHIVKHKETAMSCGIDERNIYLMSDGDQVEVCQRHIKRVKTVKTGKVFIDNQINKQIADDVVIDRQKLAEAGVITIISQIDKNAKRLIHNRVISYGLVSEKQTRNLSKELEEILLQFLTNIKDELLNDQKALENQIRQVIRKHIFRKLKKYPTIVPVVYLM, from the coding sequence ATGAACGAAGAGAAAAATCAAAGCGAAAAACCTAGCAAAAAAAGAAGATATCGCAATCACAAAGATAATCTAAAAAAAGAGGCGAAACACGCAGTTGCGGATCAAAATTCGCAAATTGATGAAGCTACCAAAACTGATGAGTCAAAAGAGCAAACCAAAAAGGCTAAAAAGCGCCGCAAAAATAGCAATCCAACAGTAAAAATCAGTGGTAACGAAGAGTGGCAAAAAGATATGAAAGCCGCCATAGAAGCAAATAAGGCTAGTCATGAGTTGCGTCTTGAACCACTCAAATACCTAAATTCAGCCGAACACAAAATCACTATAACTCCGCTTGGTGGTCTTGGCGAGATCGGCGGAAATATGACTATTTTTGAGACAAATAACGATGCGATCATCATTGATATCGGTATGAGTTTTCCTACTGAGAGTATGCATGGCGTGGATATTTTGGTGCCAGATTTTGATTATGTTAGAAAGATCAAAGACAAAATCAGAGGCATTATCATCACTCACGCACACGAAGATCATATCGGTGCGGTGCCATATTTTTTCAAAGAATTTCAATTCCCAATTTATGCTACGCCACTTCCATTAGGAATGATAAGCAATAAATTTGAAGAGCATGGACTAAAATCTTATAGAAGCTATTTTCGCCCGATTGAAAAGCGCAAGGTCTATGAGCTTGGGGAATTTGAATTTGAGCTTATACATATCACTCACTCTATAATCGACGCAAGTGCGTTAGCTATCACTACAAAGGCTGGAACTATAATCCACACTGGCGATTTCAAGATCGATCACACCCCAATCGATGGCTATCCAACGGATTTAAATCGCTTAGCATATTATGGCGAAAGGGGCGTTTTGTGCTTATTAAGCGACTCTACAAATAGCTACAAAGATGGAATCACAAAGAGTGAAAGTAGCGTTGGAAAGACCTTTGATTCTATATTTGCTACCGCTAAGGGCAGGGTGATAATGAGCACCTTTAGCTCAAATATCCATAGAGTTTATCAAGCTATCGAGCGTGGTATAAAATATGGCCGTAAAGTCTGCGTGATAGGCAGAAGTATGGAGAGAAATCTATGGACGGCTATCGAGCTTGGATATGTGAATTTAGATCGCAAGATTTTTATCGATGCAAATGAAGTTGTCAAATATCCAGATAATGAGGTTTTAATAGTCACAACAGGCAGTCAAGGTGAGACAATGAGCGCTCTATATAGGATGGCAACTGATGAGCATAAATATATCAAAATCAAGCCAAGTGATCAAGTAATCATCAGCTCCAAAGCAATTCCTGGCAATGAAACTAGCGTATCAACGATTTTGAATTTCTTATTAAAAAGCGGAGCAAATGTAGCCCATCAAGATTTTAGCGAAATTCATGTAAGCGGTCACGCAGCCCAAGAGGAGCAAAAGCTTATGCTAAGGCTTATTAAACCTAAATTTTTCCTTCCAGTTCATGGCGAATATAATCACATAGTCAAGCACAAAGAGACAGCGATGAGCTGTGGAATTGATGAGAGAAATATATATTTGATGAGCGATGGAGATCAAGTTGAGGTTTGCCAACGACACATAAAACGGGTAAAAACGGTCAAAACCGGTAAAGTATTCATCGATAATCAGATAAATAAACAGATCGCCGATGATGTCGTAATCGATCGCCAAAAACTTGCCGAAGCGGGAGTTATAACAATAATCTCACAAATTGACAAAAACGCAAAAAGGCTAATACACAATAGAGTTATCAGCTATGGTTTAGTGAGCGAAAAACAGACAAGAAATTTAAGCAAAGAGCTTGAAGAGATACTACTTCAATTTTTAACAAATATAAAAGATGAGCTACTAAACGACCAAAAAGCTCTAGAAAATCAAATTCGCCAAGTTATCAGAAAGCATATATTTAGAAAACTCAAAAAATACCCAACAATCGTACCGGTTGTGTATTTAATGTGA
- the rlmN gene encoding 23S rRNA (adenine(2503)-C(2))-methyltransferase RlmN: protein MKNLLDYTQDELAEFIQPKFRTKQIYEWVYKKNAKTFDEMSNLPKDIKERLKSEFYLEPLEMIKNEISLDGSIKYLFRLRDGKTIESVLLPMKEELIDQNGKTQRHARYTICVSSQVGCKMGCSFCLTAKGGFIRNLTPGEIVGQILWIKRENNIPYERRVNIVYMGMGEPLDNLNNVAKAINILKDNDGLSIGARRQTISTSGLASQIKKLGEMDLGVLLAISLHAVTDELREKLMPVNKAYNIASVMDAVREFPIDMRKRVMFEYLIMDKVNDTLNDAKALVKLLHGIKAKVNLILFNPHEGSPYQRPSIENVEKFRDYLQSRGVTCTIRQSKGLDISAACGQLKERSKGESSATA, encoded by the coding sequence ATGAAAAATTTGCTTGATTATACTCAAGATGAATTAGCAGAGTTTATCCAGCCTAAATTTAGAACAAAGCAAATTTATGAGTGGGTCTATAAGAAAAATGCAAAAACATTTGATGAGATGAGTAATCTACCAAAGGATATTAAAGAGCGTTTAAAGAGCGAATTTTATCTTGAACCGCTTGAGATGATTAAAAATGAAATTAGCCTAGATGGGAGTATCAAATATCTATTTAGACTTCGTGATGGCAAAACTATAGAAAGTGTGCTACTACCGATGAAAGAGGAGCTAATAGATCAAAATGGCAAGACTCAAAGACACGCTAGATACACAATCTGCGTTAGCTCACAAGTAGGGTGTAAGATGGGGTGTAGCTTTTGTCTAACGGCAAAAGGCGGCTTTATCCGTAATCTAACTCCAGGAGAGATAGTAGGGCAAATTCTATGGATAAAAAGGGAGAATAACATACCTTACGAACGCAGAGTAAATATCGTATATATGGGTATGGGCGAACCACTTGATAATCTAAATAATGTAGCAAAAGCCATAAATATTCTAAAAGATAATGATGGCTTATCCATAGGAGCTAGGCGTCAGACCATTAGCACAAGTGGGTTAGCTAGTCAGATTAAAAAGCTTGGAGAGATGGATTTGGGTGTGCTTTTGGCTATATCTTTACACGCTGTTACAGATGAATTAAGAGAGAAGTTAATGCCAGTTAATAAAGCCTATAATATCGCCAGCGTTATGGATGCTGTGCGTGAATTTCCAATTGATATGAGAAAAAGAGTAATGTTTGAATATCTCATAATGGATAAGGTCAATGACACTCTAAACGACGCTAAGGCTCTTGTCAAGCTACTTCATGGGATTAAGGCAAAGGTGAATTTAATATTATTTAATCCGCACGAAGGTAGCCCATATCAAAGACCAAGTATTGAAAATGTAGAGAAATTTAGAGATTATCTACAATCTCGCGGCGTTACATGCACCATTCGCCAAAGCAAGGGACTTGATATAAGTGCTGCGTGCGGACAACTAAAAGAAAGAAGCAAAGGAGAGAGTAGTGCCACTGCTTGA